CTTCCAGTCCTGACCAACTGATGCCGTCTCATGGTGTAATGGTGCACGGGTACCTTCCCGAAACCAGTTCTGTGGAGGTGGTTTCTCCGTCCGGCGTTTGCTGTGCAGGGATGCATGCGTTCAAGTATGCCTACATGTCGGTGAAAATCGGAGATAAAAAAAAGGCGGTGAGCTGCGCCTCCGAGAGGCTCTCGCCCGTATTACGCTCGGAGCAGTTTGAGGATGAGATACAGCAGCTGATCAAACTGGAACAAAATCCCTATATCGCCTTTGACAAGGATTTTCTGAGATGGATGCTGTCGGACGGTGCGGGTGCATTTTTGGTTGAAAATGCGCCAAACAAAGAAGGCATAAGCCTGAAAATAGAATGGATCGAAGGCTGTTCGTATGCTAACGAGGAAGAAGCCTGTATGTACATGGGAGCCGACAAGCTGGAAGACGGAACTTTGAAAAGTTACAAGGATTTCACGCTAGAGGCAGTTTTGGAAAAATCTATTTTTAGTATCAAACAGGATGTCAAGCTGCTAGGAGAAAAGATCGTAAAGCTTGGGTTTAGCAAACTGAAGAATATCCTTCATGACAAAGGAGTTTCCATGGATGATGTTACCTACTTTCTGCCACATCTTTCCAGTTATTTCTTTGAGAAAAAAATTGATGACTTTTTTACGGAAAACGGGATACCTATCCCAAAGGAAAAGTGGTATACCAACCTGGTGTCTGTAGGTAATGTGGGTGCGGCGTCAATTTATATGATGCTCGAAGAAGTTTTTAACAGCGGTGCGCTGAAAAAAGGTGAAAAAATACTACTGGCTGTGCCTGAAAGCTCCCGCTTTTCGTATATGTTTTGTTTGCTTACGGTTTGCTGAGGGATCTGCAACAGTATCTTTAAATAATCAGTGATTATTGCAAGTGAGCTGATAATCAGGTAAATTGGATTTCAAATCATTGAGAGACGAATAGCTTCAATCTTTATTTATGAAAAAGGAAGACCTACCGCAAGACCCGGGCGCACTCGACCACTTTACCCGCGAAGTTTGTTACGTCAAAAATGAAGAGGGAAAATACGAAACGGCGCTCAGCCGCGGCTGGAACGTGAAAAAAGAAGCGTTGGATAGTGCCTGGGATGAAGTTAACGACCGCATAGAGGAGGCCAGGGTGGCTGTGGCAAACGGAGAGAAAAGCCCGGTATACTATTTTATGGAGCTTAGGCTGATGGATATGACGGTGTTGTCGGGTTACACGGGTTTCTTTCCTTTTTTTATTAAAAGACATATGAAACCGTCGGTATTTAGCGGATTGAGTGACAGCAAGCTTGCCAAGTATGCCAGAGCGTTTGACATTACGTTAGAAGAACTTAAGAATTTTAAAGGGTAAAAAAGTGGAGATAGCAAGTCAGGCAGATACTTTTCAACACGTACAGGCAGCTCATTGCGAAAATGGTGTTACTACCGCGCTGTTGCGGCATCAGGGGCTCGAATTTATGACAGAGCCATTGGCCTTCGGCATGGGCTCTGGTCTCTTTTACATTCAGATACCATTCCTGACGGTGAATAATGGCCCGGCAATCTCGTTCAGGACCATGCCCGGTGCTATTTTTAAAAGAACTTGCAAGTCGCTAGGAGTTGATATCACTCATAAAAAATTCAGCAGTGAAGACAGCGCCAGGAAATTTCTGGACCAGAAGGCAGAGCAAAAGATACCTGTGGGTTGTCAGGTAGGCGTTTTTCATCTTACTTATTTCCCCAAAGAATACCGCTTCCATTTTAATGCCCATAACCTGATTGTCTTTGGAAAAGAAGACAACCGCTACCTGATCAGCGATCCGGTGATGGAAAATACCACCACCCTGAGTGATGAGGAACTGACACGTGTTCGTTTTGCAAAAGGTACTTTTGCACCCCGGGGGCATATCTATTTCCCCGAAAGAGTAGGTGTCGTTACAGAAGATGTGATCAGAAAGGGCATTGTAAAGGGGATCAAAAGGAACGTAGGTGATATGCTGCATATCCCCGGGAGTGTTGCAGGTGTGGACGGGATCAGGCATACATCCAATCATATCAGGAAATGGCGCGACAAACTCGGTCTGAAAAAGGCTGGTTTGTATCTGGGACAGATCGTCCGTATGCAGGAGGAAATTGGAACCGGCGGCGGCGGATTCAGGTTTCTGTACGGTGCGTTTCTGGAACAGGCAGCGGCTTACCTTCACAATGACCAGGTGGCAAACATATCTGAAGACTTTACGAAATCAGGGGATATGTGGCGTGCCAGTGCCATAAAAATGGCGGGTGTTTACAAAGGAAGGCTCACGGAACAGAAGGATTTCGAGGAGATTGCCGATATGCTGGTGGAAATCAGGTTGGTGGAAAAGGATGCTTTTAAAAAGCTCTCGAAACTGAACCTGGGTAAGTGAGTGGATCTGGAAATGGCAAAAATTCCTTGTATTGAGATCAGTAATATTTCCAAAAGATATAAATCGTCACAGGAGTATTCGCTCAGAGATGTTTCTCTGACGATCAACCAGTCGGACGTATTTGGTTTGCTCGGCCCCAACGGTGCCGGAAAAACCACGTTGATATCCATTCTCTGCGGAATTATTCCCCCCACTTCAGGTGAAGTGAAGTACTTTAAGGACCAGTACCTGATATCCCCGGAGGACCGTAAGCGGATGATCGGGTTTGTGCCACAGGAATATGCCTTTTATCAGGAACTTACACCCCGGCAAAACCTGGATTATTTCGGAGCGATGTACGACATACCCCGGCATGAGCTAAGGGCAAGGCGCGAACATCTGCTGAATGTTCTGGGATTATCTAAAGCTGCGGACAAAAAAGTTGAAACGTTTTCGGGAGGTATGAAAAGGCGGGTGAACCTGGCCATCGGGATCATTCATGAGCCATCCGTACTTTTTCTGGACGAGCCTACAGTGGGCGTGGACGTACAGAGTAAAAACGCAATCATCAGATATCTTACCTTCCTGAACGAAAGCGGAACAACAATTATTTATACCTCGCATCATTTGTCGGAAGCAGAGGAATTTTGCAATCGGATCGCCCTAATAGACAACGGAAATGTAATGGCTGATGGTGAAATCGCTGATCTGATGATGCAAAACGAGACTGTAAATTTACAGGCACTTTTTATAAAACTGACCGGCGAGGAATACCGCGACTGATACTTATGTTCAAGATTTTCTCATCGTTAAGAAAAGAGGTACTGCTGTTATTCAATGACAAAGTAGGGCTGGCACTTATGTTTTTGATGCCTTTACTGCTGGTTTTTATCATTACGATTATTCAGGATGGGGCATATAAGGTTGTGAATGAAAACAAAATTCCGATTTTGGCAGTAAATCATGACTCGGGGAAAGAAGGCAGAAAGCTTTTGGCGCTGCTGGCCGGGTCAGGCCTTTTTGAACTGGATACGCTCAACACTCTTCCGCAGGAGGCTTTAAAAAGTGAACTGCTTGCTAAGGGAAAAATGATCGCCCTTTATATTCCGAAAACTTTTTCGGCTGGCCTGGAAAGTAATGCGGGTGAGGTTAGCAATATCCTGATGAAAGATCTGGGCCTGGATTATGATTCTGATAGCACGGAATCGTCACCGATGCCCTCGCTCACATTTTATCATGATCCTGTTCTGCAGGAAAACTATAGCTATTCGGTGCGGGGAATTATTCAATCCTATATGAGTGTGATTGAGAATTCGCTCATGATTGAAAGAATGTATGCCGCCATGGACCTTAGTGGCAAGGAAGATGTCCTGAAAGATAAAATGATGAACAACCGGGTCAATATAAAACAGGTAATTGCCAGTAACAGCAACAGCATGGCGGTACCCAATTCAACACAGCATAACGTACCGGCCTGGACCATCTTTGCCATGTTTTTCATGGTAGTTTCGCTTGGGAGCAATATTGTGAAGGAAAGGATGAGCGGCAGTTTCCTGCGACTGAAAACCATGCCTACTACCTTTATGCTGGTTATGTTCAGTAAAATGGCGGTGTATGTTGCGGTGGCGGTGGTTCAGGTTGCACTTACTTTTTCAATGGGTATTCTGGTTTTGCCCCGACTGGACTTGCCAGAGCTGACAATCCCTTCGAATATCCCGGCTTTCGCTGCGGTGGTATTTGCAAGCAGTATGGCTGCCGTGAGCTACGCACTTATGATCGGAGCATTTGCCAGGACGCAGGAACAGGCAAATGGTTTTGGTGCTATATCGATTATTATTTTTGGG
This portion of the Dyadobacter sp. CECT 9275 genome encodes:
- a CDS encoding beta-ketoacyl-ACP synthase III encodes the protein MSEAYITRIAKFLPNQSVSNEEMEEYLGFINGKPSKSKAIVLRNNGIKNRYYALTKDGVATHTNAEMAALAVKGLFKSRPEDIKKIDLLSCATSSPDQLMPSHGVMVHGYLPETSSVEVVSPSGVCCAGMHAFKYAYMSVKIGDKKKAVSCASERLSPVLRSEQFEDEIQQLIKLEQNPYIAFDKDFLRWMLSDGAGAFLVENAPNKEGISLKIEWIEGCSYANEEEACMYMGADKLEDGTLKSYKDFTLEAVLEKSIFSIKQDVKLLGEKIVKLGFSKLKNILHDKGVSMDDVTYFLPHLSSYFFEKKIDDFFTENGIPIPKEKWYTNLVSVGNVGAASIYMMLEEVFNSGALKKGEKILLAVPESSRFSYMFCLLTVC
- a CDS encoding BtrH N-terminal domain-containing protein, producing MEIASQADTFQHVQAAHCENGVTTALLRHQGLEFMTEPLAFGMGSGLFYIQIPFLTVNNGPAISFRTMPGAIFKRTCKSLGVDITHKKFSSEDSARKFLDQKAEQKIPVGCQVGVFHLTYFPKEYRFHFNAHNLIVFGKEDNRYLISDPVMENTTTLSDEELTRVRFAKGTFAPRGHIYFPERVGVVTEDVIRKGIVKGIKRNVGDMLHIPGSVAGVDGIRHTSNHIRKWRDKLGLKKAGLYLGQIVRMQEEIGTGGGGFRFLYGAFLEQAAAYLHNDQVANISEDFTKSGDMWRASAIKMAGVYKGRLTEQKDFEEIADMLVEIRLVEKDAFKKLSKLNLGK
- a CDS encoding ABC transporter ATP-binding protein, producing MAKIPCIEISNISKRYKSSQEYSLRDVSLTINQSDVFGLLGPNGAGKTTLISILCGIIPPTSGEVKYFKDQYLISPEDRKRMIGFVPQEYAFYQELTPRQNLDYFGAMYDIPRHELRARREHLLNVLGLSKAADKKVETFSGGMKRRVNLAIGIIHEPSVLFLDEPTVGVDVQSKNAIIRYLTFLNESGTTIIYTSHHLSEAEEFCNRIALIDNGNVMADGEIADLMMQNETVNLQALFIKLTGEEYRD
- a CDS encoding ABC transporter permease — its product is MFKIFSSLRKEVLLLFNDKVGLALMFLMPLLLVFIITIIQDGAYKVVNENKIPILAVNHDSGKEGRKLLALLAGSGLFELDTLNTLPQEALKSELLAKGKMIALYIPKTFSAGLESNAGEVSNILMKDLGLDYDSDSTESSPMPSLTFYHDPVLQENYSYSVRGIIQSYMSVIENSLMIERMYAAMDLSGKEDVLKDKMMNNRVNIKQVIASNSNSMAVPNSTQHNVPAWTIFAMFFMVVSLGSNIVKERMSGSFLRLKTMPTTFMLVMFSKMAVYVAVAVVQVALTFSMGILVLPRLDLPELTIPSNIPAFAAVVFASSMAAVSYALMIGAFARTQEQANGFGAISIIIFGAIGGILVPTFVMPSYIQVLGSFSPLHWCLEGFYILFLKGGSWPELRPVILFLGVFILICQLCTYFKLRIEKII